In Bacteroidota bacterium, the DNA window CCAGACCTTCAGCAATTACAGGCCAATCCGTTTATTGCAGAGGTACTGCCTGCCATCAGGATGATTTTATCGGAAAATCAGGTAAAGGTTACCCGTTTCATCAACAATTCACTGGTAGCACCCTATTATGCCGATAAAGCAAGCTATGAAAAGATTTCCTCCCCTTTTATTCCGGATCAAATTGTATATTGCAAGGCAAAATCCTTATTTTTGGAAATTTCGGGTACGGACACGGCGGAGAAAATCATTGATTCCTTCAAGTCAGCACTCGATCAGTTCAACAAAAAATACAATTATCTTCCTAAAATTATTATCCTGCAAGGGACAGGTGTTGTCATTGCAGATGAAAGCAGCCATTCAACGGATATCGATGCCGATGTATTCGAGGACTTCCTGAAAATCAGGTTTTATTCCGACAATTTTGGAGGTCCGAAATTCCTGAATGAAAGAGAAATCGCTTTTATTGACAACTGGGAAGTAGAAAATTACAGGCGCAAAGTTTCGACTGGTAAAAACGGGAGAGGTAGAGTTGAAAATAAAATTGCTGTGATCACAGGTGCTGCCCAGGGATTTGGAGCAGGCATAGCCGAGAATCTTTTTAATGAAGGTGCAAATATCGTCATTGCCGATTTGAATGAAACCACAGGCAAAGCCTTTGAAAGCAAATTAAACGGAAACAAAAAGAAAAACAAGGCCCTGTTTGTAAAAACAGATGTTTCGAACCCCGAGTCCGTTCAAAATCTTCTTTTCGAAACAATTAAAGAATTCGGAGGGCTGGATATTTTCATCAGCAATGCCGGCATTTTAAGGGCTGGCGGATTGGACGTCATGGATCCCAAGACTTTTGAGATAATGACCAAAGTAAATTATATAGGTTATTTTATCTGCGCCAAGTATGCCTCCCATGTGCTTGAACTTCAGTCAAAATACAAAAAAGACTATTTCACCGATATCATCCAGATTAATTCAAAATCAGGATTAAAAGGCAGTAACAAGAACTTTGCCTACGCCGGAGGTAAATTCGGTGGAATCGGTTTAACCCAGTCGTTTGCCATGGAACTGATGCCCTTTAAAATCAAGGTTAATTCCGTATGCCCGGGGAACTTCCTGGATGGGCCGCTATGGTCAGATCCGGAAAAAGGATTATTCGTGCAGTACCTTAAAGCCGGTAAAGTACCGGGAGCCAAAACCGTGGAAGACGTCAGGCGGTTTTACGAAAACCAGGTACCTGCCAAACGGGGCTGCACCATTAAAGATGTGATGAAAGCCGTATTCTATATTATAGATCAGGAATATGAAACAGGCCAGGCAGTTCCTGTAACCGGAGGACAAATTATGTTAAGCTAGTATTTTAAATAAAATACCTTTAAAGTGCCCTTAAATGGGCACTTTTTATCTAAAATATA includes these proteins:
- a CDS encoding SDR family NAD(P)-dependent oxidoreductase yields the protein MILSENQVKVTRFINNSLVAPYYADKASYEKISSPFIPDQIVYCKAKSLFLEISGTDTAEKIIDSFKSALDQFNKKYNYLPKIIILQGTGVVIADESSHSTDIDADVFEDFLKIRFYSDNFGGPKFLNEREIAFIDNWEVENYRRKVSTGKNGRGRVENKIAVITGAAQGFGAGIAENLFNEGANIVIADLNETTGKAFESKLNGNKKKNKALFVKTDVSNPESVQNLLFETIKEFGGLDIFISNAGILRAGGLDVMDPKTFEIMTKVNYIGYFICAKYASHVLELQSKYKKDYFTDIIQINSKSGLKGSNKNFAYAGGKFGGIGLTQSFAMELMPFKIKVNSVCPGNFLDGPLWSDPEKGLFVQYLKAGKVPGAKTVEDVRRFYENQVPAKRGCTIKDVMKAVFYIIDQEYETGQAVPVTGGQIMLS